The Ignavibacteriota bacterium genome contains the following window.
CAGCCGATTTGAGTGAAGTATTACGTGCATACAAAGCACGAGAAGTAATATAACCTGCAACATCATCAGCTGCACTGTTAATTCTTTTACCGGTTGATAATCTCAACTGACGTAATGATATACTGCGATTCGATACCTCAAGAGAATTATAAGCATTCTCCGCTGCAATGTTCGTGCGTATCCTCGCATTTCCGCCTATCGCAAAAGGCATAGTCAACCTCCCTGTGACATTAATTAATATAATTTTCTCTTCAACCGCAAAATTCTTCGCAGTTGTATGAATTATTACAAGTTATATGCCAAAATAAAATAATTCGACTCTTATGATGATTGAATAATCTATGAGTTTTGTTCATTCAATATTGATATAATCTATGTTTACAGAGATATAAATTATAATTATCTGAGTATTTTATTAGAATATTGCTAAAATTTTGAAATAATAAAAACTAAAATTTTGGTGAATATTTGGCGAAAAGTTATACTTTTGCACAATATTAGCAGATTACATTTTAAAATATTTTAATTTCAAGTTTTATATAATATAAAATGAATTATTTACCAAATATCAAACTTTCTGATTTTAACTACGAATTGCCGAAAGCAAAAATTGCTGATTATCCATTAAAGAATAGAGATTCGAGTAAACTATTATGCTGGAGCAACGGAAAAATTGAAGACAGAATGTTTCGGGATATTATAGACATTATTCCTGCAAATTCTCATATAATATTCAATAGCACTAAAGTTATTTCAGCCAGATTAAGAATGCTAAAGCCAACAGGTGGGAAATGTGAGCTTTTACTTGTTGATGCAATACAACCGTCTTTAGACCCGGCTATAGTTATGCAAACTAAAAACAAATGCTTATGGAATTGTATGATTGGCGGAAGAAATGTAAAAGAAGGAATGATAATATTGCCTGAAATTGAAACCGAGACAGGACTTACTGCAAAAGTAATTTCAAGATTAAACAATTATGGTGAAATTGAATTCTCTTGGGATGGAAAATTTTCATTTGCGGATATTATTGCAAAAGCAGGGTTGATTCCACTGCCTCCATATATTGAGAGAGAGACCGAAGATAGCGATTCAGAAAGGTATCAGACAGTTTATGCAAAATCTTCAGGCTCTGTTGCAGCACCTACAGCAGGTTTACATTTTACAGATGAAATTATAAATAAATTGGGTGAAAAAGGAATAAAAAAGTCTGAAGTTACTCTCCATGTAGGTCCAGGAACATTTTTGCCGGTAAGCTATGATGATGTAAAAACCCACGATATGCACGATGAAATGTTTATTATTTCTAAAAGTACAATATTAACCATAATCGAAAGCATCAAAATGAATAGAAATATCATTGCAGTTGGCACTACTTCCGTCAGAACTTTGGAATCTCTTTACTGGTTTGGAGTTAAATTGCTAAAAAAAGAAAATATTGATATGCGAAATATTTTATTACATCAGGATGAACCATACAGATTGATGAAGAGTGGTAATATTTTGTGTAGTGATTCTTTAGAGACTGTTATAAAATGGATGGAATCTGAAAAATTAAATGTAATAATCGGAAGAACAAAATTATTTATAATGCCGGGTTATGAATTCAAACTTTATAACGGTATTATTACAAATTTTCATCTGCCTAAATCAACTTTGATTCTTCTTGTATCTGCATTTACAGGCTCAGATGAATGGAGAAAAGTTTATAATTTTGCACTTCAAAATAATTATCGTTTCTTAAGCTATGGTGACTCTTCATTTCTATTTAAACGAAAGTTAGACGTATAATCTGTTTTGAACGTTTTATAATCAATTCATAATAAAATAATATAATATGAGTATAGCTAAACAATACGATTACGAAAAAAAGAAAGTAACTACATTAAGACTTAAAGAAATGAAAAAGTCTGGTGTTAAAATTGTCTGTTTGACAGCTTATGACGCATTGACAGCAAGAGTTTTTTCAGAGTCAGGAGTAGATGTATTACTTGTAGGTGACTCACTTGGAAATGTATTTCAGGGACTTGAGACAACTTTGTCAGTTACTTTAGAGCAAACAATATATCATACGAAAGCAGTTGTAAATGGGGCGGAAAGGTCGCTTATTGTTGCCGACATGCCATTTATGACCTATCAGGTTGCAGCCAATGAAGCATTTACCAATGCCGGAAAAATAATGAAGGAAACCGGTTGTAATGCTGTCAAGCTTGAGGGCGGCTCTGATGTTGTAATTGAAGCAATATCAAAAATGACAAGTGCCGGTATTCCGGTAATGGGACATCTTGGATTGACACCACAGAGCATTAATCAATTCGGTTCTTACAGAGCTCGTGGAAAAGATACTGATGAAGCAGAAAAAATTTTTAAAGATGCTCATCTTTTGCAGGAAGCGGGTGCTTTTTCAATAGTTTTAGAAAAAATTCCAGCTGAACTAGGAAGGAAAATCAGCGAATCTTTGACAATTCCTACGATTGGTATTGGAGCAGGTGCTCATTGTGACGGTCAAATTCTTGTTTGGACAGATATGCTTGGGCTTACAGTTGATTTTAACCCAAGATTTGTCCGAAGGTATGCTGAGTTATATAATTTAATGCTTAATTCCACTAAAAAATATGGGGATGATATCAGAAAAGGAGAATTCCCTAACGATAAGGAGTCATACTAATGATTAGAAATTTTGGTTTTATATTGGTTTCTATATTTATTTCTTCTGCAATACTTGGTTGCGAGAGTTCAATCAGCAGCCCCAAGGATATTATTTTTCCTGAAACAAATGTCAGCTATACTGCCCAAGTAGAGCCTTTTTTGAATTTGACCTGCGCTTTTGCCGGATGTCACGGGCATACTTCAGCTGCAGGAATCAGACTTAATGACTATTTTGCTATTATAAATTCCCCCGGTTTGGTAGTACCCGGTAATGCAGATGGAAGTTTGCTGAATCAAATACTTGAAGAAAGAAAACCACATTTTACTTATTTCGAGAAGTCGAATATTACTCAAAATCATATAACCGGTATGAGGCAATGGGTTTTGGAAGGTGCAAGATTAACTAAAGATTGATTATTAAGGGCTTATAATTTGTCATTTTGTATTGAAAGTATTTCACAAAAATAAGTTATTTTTTAATATTGTTATAAAATATACATAAAAAATGAATTATTTTGCATAATTTTTCATTTTTAAGTTTTATATTACCAATAAATTCGTTAATTTTGAGTTAGTTAATTGACAATTTTTTAAAAAGTATTTCTAAGTTGAAATCTTTGGTAATTTTAAATAACAATAAAAAAGGAAAATAATTATGTCAGAAGGTTCATTCAATCCGTTCAAGATGGCTCAACAGCAGTTTGATGCAATCGCTGAGCAACTTCAATTAGATGAAGCAACAAAAGATTTGTTAAGAAACCCTGATAGAGAATACCACTTCAATATTCCAATCCGTATGGATGACGGTTCATACAGAGTATTTCGCGGATACAGATGTCAGCATAATGATGCACGTGGTCCTGCAAAAGGTGGCATTCGCTTCCATCCTCAGGAAACAGTAGATACAGTACGCGCACTTTCAATGTGGATGACATGGAAAACGGCAGTTGTAGATATTCCTCTTGGTGGCGGTAAAGGTGGTGTAATTTGTGACCCGCGTAATTTATCACTTCGTGAACAGGAGGCTATATGTCGCGGTTGGATTCGCCAAGTTGCCAAAAATATTGGACCTCTTCAGGATGTTCCGGCACCGGACGTTATGACTAATGGTCAGCACATGCTTTGGATGCTTGATGAATACGAGAGAATCGTTGGATATAAAGCACCTGGTGTTATTACTGGCAAACCGCTTGGCTCAGGCGGCTCTTTAGGCAGAACTGAAGCAACTGGCTATGGCGTTATCTATACTTTAAGAGAAGCACTGAAAGAATTAAATATTGATATTAAAAATACTACTGCTTCTTTCCAGGGTTTTGGTAACGTAAGTCAATATGCTATGGATTTATACGCACAATATGGCGGTAAAGCAATTGCTGTATCAAGCTGGGATAACAAAGAAAAGAAAGCTGTTACTTACAAAAAATTGTCCGGTATTGACTGGAGGGAGTTACTTAGCATAACTAATCGTTTTGGCGAAGTTGATCAAGCCAAAGCAGCAGAATTAGGTTATGAAATTCTACATGGCGATGCATGGATTGAGCAGGATGTTGATATTCTTGTTCCGGCAGCTTTAGAAAATCAAATAAATGCTACAACTGTTAATATGATTAGTAAACAAGTTAAAGTTATTGCAGAGGGTGCTAACGGTCCTACTACTCCGGAAGCAGACGAAGTATTAAAAGCACGTGGTGTTTGGAATATTCCTGACTTTTTAGCTAATGCCGGTGGCGTTACATGTTCATATTTTGAACAAGTACAGTGCAATATGAATTATTTCTGGACTAAAGAAGAAGTTCTTGAAAAATTAGACCAGAAGATGACTCACGCTTACCATGCAGTTAGCGACTTAGCTCGCACAAGAAACATATATATGCGCGATGCTGCTTATTTAATTTCAATCTCAAGAGTTGCTGAAGCTTGTAAACTTCGTGGCTGGGTATAAGATAAGACATTTTATAATCTGAAATATGTTTGGGGCTGACTTGAAAAGGTCAGTCCCTTTTATTTATTAAATCTTCCGGAATATCATCATCTATTTCAAATATTTTTTTGACTTCATCAAATGTATATGTATTTGCTGCTTTTTCCTCATCACTCATATTATCAAATTCATCAATTATGGCTTGAAGCTCACAAGCTTGCTCCTGTATTTTTTCCTGAGTAAAACCGTAGAATGTCATTTCATTCAGACAATGACAAATTATTTCAGGTTCACTATAATTATTTCTTGTATTTTCATTTATACTCATACAAAGCCATTCACCCCATGGAGTAAAGTCCAACCCATATATTTCTGACTCTCCATTTTCTGGATTTAATTTTTTTCCTGAAACACTTTCATATACTATTTTTTCTCCATCGCTGTTTGTATCAAT
Protein-coding sequences here:
- a CDS encoding S-adenosylmethionine:tRNA ribosyltransferase-isomerase, whose product is MNYLPNIKLSDFNYELPKAKIADYPLKNRDSSKLLCWSNGKIEDRMFRDIIDIIPANSHIIFNSTKVISARLRMLKPTGGKCELLLVDAIQPSLDPAIVMQTKNKCLWNCMIGGRNVKEGMIILPEIETETGLTAKVISRLNNYGEIEFSWDGKFSFADIIAKAGLIPLPPYIERETEDSDSERYQTVYAKSSGSVAAPTAGLHFTDEIINKLGEKGIKKSEVTLHVGPGTFLPVSYDDVKTHDMHDEMFIISKSTILTIIESIKMNRNIIAVGTTSVRTLESLYWFGVKLLKKENIDMRNILLHQDEPYRLMKSGNILCSDSLETVIKWMESEKLNVIIGRTKLFIMPGYEFKLYNGIITNFHLPKSTLILLVSAFTGSDEWRKVYNFALQNNYRFLSYGDSSFLFKRKLDV
- a CDS encoding Glu/Leu/Phe/Val dehydrogenase, which produces MSEGSFNPFKMAQQQFDAIAEQLQLDEATKDLLRNPDREYHFNIPIRMDDGSYRVFRGYRCQHNDARGPAKGGIRFHPQETVDTVRALSMWMTWKTAVVDIPLGGGKGGVICDPRNLSLREQEAICRGWIRQVAKNIGPLQDVPAPDVMTNGQHMLWMLDEYERIVGYKAPGVITGKPLGSGGSLGRTEATGYGVIYTLREALKELNIDIKNTTASFQGFGNVSQYAMDLYAQYGGKAIAVSSWDNKEKKAVTYKKLSGIDWRELLSITNRFGEVDQAKAAELGYEILHGDAWIEQDVDILVPAALENQINATTVNMISKQVKVIAEGANGPTTPEADEVLKARGVWNIPDFLANAGGVTCSYFEQVQCNMNYFWTKEEVLEKLDQKMTHAYHAVSDLARTRNIYMRDAAYLISISRVAEACKLRGWV
- the panB gene encoding 3-methyl-2-oxobutanoate hydroxymethyltransferase, with the protein product MSIAKQYDYEKKKVTTLRLKEMKKSGVKIVCLTAYDALTARVFSESGVDVLLVGDSLGNVFQGLETTLSVTLEQTIYHTKAVVNGAERSLIVADMPFMTYQVAANEAFTNAGKIMKETGCNAVKLEGGSDVVIEAISKMTSAGIPVMGHLGLTPQSINQFGSYRARGKDTDEAEKIFKDAHLLQEAGAFSIVLEKIPAELGRKISESLTIPTIGIGAGAHCDGQILVWTDMLGLTVDFNPRFVRRYAELYNLMLNSTKKYGDDIRKGEFPNDKESY